In the genome of Spirochaetia bacterium, one region contains:
- a CDS encoding aldo/keto reductase has product MAYLGEGIRKLGFGFMRLPMKGTDVDIEQTKEMVDLFLGKGFTYFDTAYGYLGGKSEEAIKIALVDRYPREKFQLATKLPAWEGASTTEEARNMFFTSLKRTGAGYFDFYLLHNLGDERTEYFDRFGIWDFVQEQKRKGLIRHVGFSFHDKADVLDALLIAHPEVEFVQLQINYADWGSDSVQSHKCYDVARKHGKPVVIMEPVKGGSLADLPPKAASVFRKTEPEASVASWALRYVASLEGLITVLSGMSTLDQVKDNVATFEHFKSLDASERETIEQVRNILDKVPKVPCTDCRYCREGCPQGIDIPGIFSAMNNFMVFDNLKGAKGSYSWATRKGSKASSCIACGQCESVCPQHIPIIEELKKATVLFE; this is encoded by the coding sequence ATGGCATATTTGGGTGAAGGAATCAGGAAACTTGGATTCGGATTCATGCGTCTTCCGATGAAAGGAACGGATGTCGATATAGAACAGACGAAAGAAATGGTCGATCTCTTCCTTGGAAAGGGTTTTACTTATTTTGACACGGCTTATGGTTATTTGGGGGGCAAGTCAGAAGAAGCAATCAAAATTGCACTGGTTGACCGCTATCCTCGGGAAAAATTCCAGCTTGCAACCAAACTGCCTGCATGGGAAGGTGCCTCTACCACCGAAGAAGCCCGGAATATGTTCTTTACATCCTTGAAAAGGACCGGTGCCGGCTATTTTGATTTTTATCTGCTTCATAACCTTGGTGATGAACGCACTGAATATTTTGACAGGTTTGGCATTTGGGATTTTGTACAGGAACAGAAACGGAAGGGGCTGATAAGACATGTCGGATTTTCTTTCCATGACAAGGCAGATGTCCTTGATGCACTACTGATTGCCCATCCGGAGGTGGAATTCGTTCAATTGCAGATCAACTATGCCGATTGGGGAAGTGATTCTGTCCAATCCCACAAGTGCTATGATGTAGCAAGGAAGCATGGGAAGCCTGTAGTTATCATGGAACCGGTCAAGGGTGGTTCATTGGCTGATTTGCCGCCGAAAGCTGCTTCGGTTTTCAGAAAAACAGAGCCGGAGGCATCCGTTGCTTCGTGGGCACTTCGTTACGTAGCTTCCCTTGAGGGGCTGATTACGGTATTGAGTGGAATGTCAACGCTTGATCAAGTAAAGGATAATGTTGCAACCTTTGAGCATTTCAAATCCCTTGATGCCTCTGAACGGGAGACTATTGAACAAGTAAGGAATATCCTGGATAAAGTGCCGAAAGTTCCTTGTACTGATTGCCGTTATTGCAGGGAAGGGTGTCCTCAGGGCATTGATATTCCTGGGATTTTCTCAGCTATGAATAATTTCATGGTCTTTGATAACCTCAAGGGAGCCAAAGGTTCATACAGCTGGGCAACAAGGAAAGGTAGCAAGGCGTCTTCCTGCATTGCCTGCGGGCAGTGTGAATCAGTTTGTCCACAGCATATACCTATCATCGAGGAACTGAAGAAGGCCACAGTCCTGTTTGAGTAG
- a CDS encoding AraC family transcriptional regulator, which translates to MRLVDGTGRMERYRILDGIDLIYNDFATDVPMHGSGCDTDLMEINHCVEGSFSCTFDDGSILHMGEGDLAVNSLSHRISSSRFPLGRYKGICLVIHPREAARSMERFPSEITVDIPLLARRFREEAACLQIHAVAEVQHIFSDLYLHSPVKYRSLFILKLLELFLYVSRAINENSREQPQKPNISSRQLETIRAVEAFLVAEHERKVPVCELCDRFGIGMSTLKKRFKGVYGCPVATYHKVLRMQEAARLLRQSDNSIMMIAGLVGYENPSKFAAAFKALMGVSPTQYRNNRSDQQKGHLE; encoded by the coding sequence ATGCGCCTTGTTGATGGAACAGGACGTATGGAACGTTACCGTATCCTGGATGGAATAGACCTGATATACAATGATTTTGCTACTGACGTTCCCATGCATGGATCGGGTTGTGATACCGACTTGATGGAGATCAATCATTGTGTCGAAGGTTCTTTTTCCTGTACGTTCGATGATGGTAGCATTCTTCATATGGGAGAAGGGGACCTTGCCGTCAATTCCTTGTCACATAGGATTTCTTCATCACGTTTTCCGTTGGGCAGGTACAAAGGAATCTGCCTGGTGATACATCCCCGGGAAGCCGCACGGAGCATGGAGCGTTTCCCTTCCGAAATTACTGTTGATATTCCTTTGCTTGCACGGCGGTTCAGGGAAGAAGCTGCCTGTCTGCAGATACATGCGGTTGCTGAGGTGCAGCATATTTTTTCAGACCTTTATCTGCATTCTCCCGTCAAATACAGAAGCCTGTTCATACTGAAGTTGCTGGAATTGTTTCTATATGTTTCCCGAGCCATAAACGAGAATAGCAGGGAGCAGCCGCAGAAGCCAAATATTTCTTCCAGGCAACTGGAGACTATTCGCGCTGTTGAAGCTTTCTTGGTTGCCGAACACGAACGCAAGGTGCCTGTATGTGAACTATGCGACCGATTTGGTATCGGAATGTCTACTTTGAAGAAAAGGTTCAAAGGTGTGTATGGGTGTCCTGTTGCGACTTATCACAAAGTCCTGCGGATGCAGGAGGCAGCTCGGCTACTGCGCCAGAGTGACAATAGCATTATGATGATTGCTGGTCTTGTCGGCTATGAAAACCCAAGCAAGTTTGCCGCTGCTTTCAAGGCTTTGATGGGAGTATCTCCAACACAATATAGAAATAACCGTTCAGATCAGCAAAAAGGCCATTTGGAGTAG
- a CDS encoding ABC transporter ATP-binding protein/permease, whose translation MQKQEKNGISRLLQFAGHQAPLVLVSMVFSAVSALLNLVPFVCVYLVVEQVLQSFSTGVLDTALLQTYGIYAVVAAGSGFLMYGFGLLFSHYAAFCTARNMRSQVMHHIVCLPMGFYTGTTSGRLRKIIDENTQQTETFLAHQIPDSIGAFITPVALMVLLLFFDWRLGIASLIPLLFGFVIFARMMKIESNTFLRKYQDSLEDMNREAVEYVRGISVVKVFGQTVRSFKSFHKAIMDYKDYVIAYTLSWQKPMTYFNVAVNATFYLLIPCGIIFARNGADLQAVLSLIFYLILTPACAGFLMKVMYMSSYKMMTAEAIARIDELLAERPLPEPKAPINPQGASVVFDHVSFSYPGTGKKVLSDVSFSVQEGCTLALVGPSGGGKTTIASLIPRFWDVDAGSVLVGGVDIKQVASETLMQQLSFVFQDSGLIKGSVADNIRLSRPNANLQEVIAAAHAAQCDELIMRLHDGLDTVIGEKGIYLSGGEQQRVILARAILKNAPIIILDEATAFADPENEYLIQKAFEKLTKGKTVIMIAHRLTTVRHADEILVVDDGKICEHGSHDQLVAAAGRYASMWQSYKKAADWNLKEEIHVDRRNA comes from the coding sequence ATGCAGAAACAGGAAAAAAACGGCATTTCCCGATTGTTGCAGTTTGCGGGGCACCAGGCTCCGTTGGTACTTGTTTCGATGGTATTTTCTGCCGTCAGTGCCTTGCTGAATCTAGTCCCGTTCGTATGTGTTTATCTTGTCGTGGAACAAGTTCTGCAGTCCTTTTCCACCGGCGTTCTTGATACAGCATTGCTTCAGACCTATGGTATCTATGCAGTCGTTGCGGCAGGAAGCGGTTTCTTGATGTATGGATTTGGCTTACTTTTTTCTCATTATGCTGCTTTTTGTACGGCAAGAAATATGAGAAGTCAAGTCATGCACCATATCGTCTGTTTGCCTATGGGTTTCTATACTGGTACTACCAGTGGACGGTTGCGTAAGATCATTGATGAGAATACCCAGCAGACAGAGACGTTTTTGGCTCATCAGATACCTGATAGCATAGGAGCTTTCATTACTCCTGTTGCCTTGATGGTTCTGCTTCTGTTTTTTGACTGGAGACTTGGTATCGCAAGTCTGATTCCTTTGTTGTTCGGCTTTGTAATCTTTGCAAGGATGATGAAAATTGAATCCAATACGTTTCTCCGGAAATACCAGGATTCCCTTGAGGACATGAACCGTGAGGCTGTTGAGTATGTGCGCGGTATCTCCGTGGTCAAGGTCTTCGGCCAGACTGTCCGTTCTTTCAAAAGTTTTCATAAGGCAATCATGGATTATAAGGATTATGTCATTGCCTATACATTGTCTTGGCAGAAACCCATGACGTATTTCAATGTTGCCGTAAATGCGACTTTTTATCTGTTGATTCCTTGCGGGATAATTTTTGCAAGGAACGGTGCAGACTTGCAGGCCGTCCTTAGCTTGATTTTCTATCTTATCCTTACACCTGCCTGTGCAGGTTTCTTGATGAAGGTCATGTATATGTCATCATATAAGATGATGACTGCTGAAGCCATCGCCAGGATTGATGAGTTGCTTGCCGAACGGCCATTGCCTGAGCCCAAGGCACCAATCAACCCGCAAGGAGCCTCCGTGGTCTTTGACCACGTCAGTTTTTCTTATCCTGGAACTGGAAAGAAAGTTTTGTCTGATGTGTCATTTTCTGTTCAGGAGGGTTGCACCCTGGCTTTGGTTGGGCCTTCAGGAGGCGGCAAGACTACCATTGCTTCTCTTATTCCCCGGTTCTGGGATGTCGATGCCGGTAGTGTTCTTGTCGGAGGCGTAGATATCAAGCAAGTTGCCAGTGAGACTTTGATGCAGCAACTTTCCTTTGTTTTTCAGGATTCAGGACTAATCAAGGGATCGGTTGCAGACAACATCCGACTTTCCCGTCCGAATGCTAATCTACAGGAAGTCATTGCTGCTGCCCATGCTGCACAATGTGATGAACTTATCATGAGGTTGCATGACGGTCTTGATACTGTAATCGGTGAAAAAGGAATATATCTTTCCGGTGGAGAGCAGCAGCGGGTAATCCTTGCACGTGCCATACTCAAGAATGCCCCGATTATCATCCTTGATGAGGCAACGGCCTTTGCCGATCCTGAGAACGAGTACCTGATTCAAAAAGCCTTTGAGAAGCTTACAAAGGGAAAAACTGTCATCATGATTGCCCATCGCCTTACTACGGTACGTCATGCGGACGAGATCCTTGTGGTCGACGACGGAAAAATCTGTGAACATGGATCCCATGACCAACTGGTTGCGGCGGCAGGACGGTATGCCTCGATGTGGCAGTCATACAAGAAGGCTGCTGACTGGAATCTCAAGGAAGAGATACATGTGGACAGGAGGAATGCGTGA
- a CDS encoding ABC transporter ATP-binding protein/permease has protein sequence MLQKQFALSDAGIRSLHQGIVWNTLSNLALMFPAGLSIGVIQMLLAPYLGIAMPKLSLALVLLVETAILFLLYFFNYKEYGATYVAAYEESATRRITLAEKLRKLPLSFFGNRDLSDLTTTMMGDCTALEHTFSHAVPQLFGAVVSIIVVAILLFLFDWRMSLALFVPLPVSLSVVIGSKRLQDHFGNKKIKAGLAAADGIQECLERIKDLKSCGREEAYLDGLDTKFNATVHASLIAETVGGLLVASATIILKFGFALVILTGATLFGNGSVDFMTYLIFLIVAARIYDPLVTVMMQIAELFSAQLQIRRTKELEEHPVQKGRDTCSPKGYDIVFNHVTFAYNHERVLDDVSFVARQGEVTALIGPSGSGKSTAAKLAARFWDPLSGEIALGGEKVTQIEPEALLRHFSIVFQDVVLFNGTIMENIRIGRRDASDKEVRRAAALAECGFIERFLSRYDTVIGENGATLSGGERQRISIARALLKDAPVILLDEATASLDVENETQIQKALSTLIKNKTVLVIAHRLRTVEDVDHIVVLEHGEVVEDGTPSALRNHKGLYARLLSLQQRAEAWTL, from the coding sequence ATGCTTCAGAAACAATTTGCACTCAGTGATGCGGGAATCCGATCCTTGCATCAGGGAATTGTATGGAACACGCTGTCAAATTTGGCATTGATGTTTCCTGCAGGGCTTTCAATCGGAGTCATTCAGATGCTCCTGGCACCATATCTCGGTATTGCCATGCCAAAGTTAAGTCTGGCCTTGGTTCTCTTGGTAGAGACAGCCATTCTGTTTTTGCTTTATTTCTTTAATTACAAAGAATACGGAGCTACCTATGTGGCAGCTTATGAGGAAAGTGCAACACGGCGGATTACACTTGCCGAGAAACTACGAAAACTACCCCTTTCGTTTTTCGGGAACCGAGATTTGAGTGACTTGACTACTACGATGATGGGAGATTGCACAGCTTTGGAGCACACTTTTTCCCATGCTGTACCCCAGCTTTTTGGCGCTGTGGTTTCAATCATTGTCGTTGCTATATTACTCTTTCTCTTTGATTGGCGCATGAGTCTGGCGCTGTTTGTCCCGCTTCCTGTTTCACTGTCTGTCGTCATCGGCAGCAAACGTCTTCAGGATCATTTCGGAAACAAAAAAATCAAAGCCGGACTTGCGGCTGCAGACGGTATCCAAGAGTGTCTTGAACGTATAAAGGACCTGAAATCCTGCGGCAGGGAAGAAGCCTATCTTGACGGTCTTGATACAAAGTTCAATGCAACGGTTCATGCATCCCTTATTGCCGAGACCGTAGGAGGTCTGTTGGTTGCTTCTGCAACCATCATCCTCAAGTTTGGTTTTGCGCTTGTCATCCTGACTGGAGCAACCTTGTTCGGCAATGGTTCCGTTGACTTCATGACTTATTTGATTTTCTTGATAGTTGCAGCAAGGATCTATGATCCTTTGGTGACGGTCATGATGCAGATTGCCGAATTGTTCTCTGCACAGCTGCAGATCCGGCGCACTAAAGAACTTGAAGAACATCCAGTCCAGAAAGGCCGTGATACCTGTAGCCCGAAGGGATATGATATCGTGTTCAATCATGTTACTTTTGCCTATAATCATGAGAGAGTCTTGGATGATGTATCCTTTGTAGCCCGACAGGGTGAAGTGACCGCATTGATCGGTCCCTCAGGCAGCGGAAAGAGCACGGCTGCAAAGCTTGCTGCCCGTTTCTGGGATCCTTTGTCAGGGGAGATTGCTCTCGGTGGTGAAAAGGTGACACAAATAGAACCTGAAGCGCTGCTCAGGCATTTCTCTATCGTTTTCCAGGATGTCGTCCTGTTCAACGGTACAATCATGGAAAATATCAGGATCGGTAGACGGGATGCCAGTGATAAGGAAGTGCGGCGTGCTGCAGCACTGGCAGAGTGTGGGTTCATTGAGCGGTTTTTGAGTAGATACGATACGGTCATAGGAGAAAACGGAGCAACTTTGTCAGGAGGAGAACGCCAGCGCATTTCAATTGCCCGTGCCCTTCTGAAGGATGCTCCTGTTATTTTGCTTGATGAAGCGACGGCTTCCCTTGATGTAGAAAATGAAACGCAGATTCAAAAAGCGCTTTCGACCCTGATCAAAAACAAGACGGTCCTGGTGATTGCCCATAGGCTGCGGACTGTCGAGGATGTTGATCATATTGTAGTCCTGGAACATGGTGAAGTCGTGGAAGACGGTACACCGTCCGCTCTCCGGAACCACAAAGGACTGTATGCACGTTTGCTGTCTTTGCAGCAACGTGCAGAAGCTTGGACTTTGTAA